GGCTGTCGATGTCGAAATGGCGGAGGGAGTCGATCTCGTCGCCGAAGAGCTCGATGCGGATCGGCCGCCGTGCGGTCGGCGGCCAGATGTCGACGATGCCGCCGCGAACCGCGAACTCTCCGGAGTCGAGCACGCGATCGACCGGCTGCATGCCCGCCTCGGTGAGCTGATGGCGCAGCGCCACCGGATCGAGCGTGTCGCCGCGCCTGATCTGCCAGACATGGGCGGCCACCGCCGTGGGCGGGGCGATCCGTTGCAGCCAGGCGGGCAGGGCGGTGAGCAGCACGCCGGCGGGGTCGGGGGTGCGCAGCAGCCGGCTCAAGGTGGCGAAGCGCTCGCCGACGATGGCGTGGTGCGGGCTGACCCGGTCGTAGGGGAGCACCTCCCATGCGGGGAAGCGCCACAGCCGCTCCGGCTGCGGGATGAAGAAGGCGAGCGCCTCGGACAGCGCCCGGTAGCTGCGCACATCGTCGGTGATGTGGACGATCAGCCGCCCGGGGTGGCGGGCGGCGATCTCCGCCAGCCGGAAGGCGATGGCGGCGGTGGTGCTTCCGCCTCTGTTCACGGCAGGGTGAGGTGGAGGGCGGTGGTATAGCGCAGGTCGGTCGGCTTCACCCCTTGCGGCGGACGGTGGTCCTGACGGATCTCGAGCGACATCTTCAGGGCGAGGCGATGTGCGATCGGGATGGTCGCCGTCGCTTCGTCGAGCAGGCGCCAGTCGCCGGAGTGGCGCAACGCGGGCTGGAAGTAGAGGGTGTTGCCCAGCAGGACGCCCCCCTCATCGCGTCGCAGCGCGAGGTAGAGGTTGCCGCGCCACAGCCGGCTGTCGGGCGGCTGCGGGTCGCCGGCGGCGGGGGTGATCCGCTCCTCTTCATGGAAGGCGCCGATGCCCAGGTGCTGCCCGGCGCGGGTCAGGCGCAGGCCGCCCCCGAGCAGGATGCGGCGGTTGAGGCGGGCGAACTCGTCCCTCTGCCACTGGCCGAACCCCTCGAGTGCCACCCTCGACGAGAGGTGGTAGCGCCGGCGCAGGTGGGCGAATCCGCGGTTGGCGTCGCGCACCTTGCGGCTGCTGCCGTAGTCGTAGCTCAGCCAGAGCAGCGTCTGGTGCGGTCCGCGGCGCCACTGCATGCCGAGATCGGCGGAGAGCCCCAGCCGTTCGCTGTTGCCGGAGGCGCCGCGCAGGGCGAGGTCGACCTCGGCGGAGAAGGGGGCGTCGGCGCGGCCGACGGCGGCATCCTCGATGTCGACGATGGCCTGCGCCCCCGTCGGCGACAGCAGCGCGACCAGCAGGAGGGGAAGCAGCCGATGTCGGGGGCGGTCGGCCGGGCGGCGGTGGGGCACGGAGCGCTCAGCTGCGGGATCGGTCGTCGAGCGCGCGGTCGACCGCCCGGGCGACGATGTCGGGCAGGGCCTCCCGCAACGCCGCCTCGATCTCCCCGATCATCCGCGCGCGCCACTCCGTCGCTGCCCGTGCGGGCGGGGCGATGCGCATCGCCTCGGTCAGCTCGATGGTCTCCTGCCGTGGGTGGAGGGCCGCCTCGAGCCGCTCCATCGCCCGGTGCAGGTCGACTTCTTGTGGCGTGGTCATCTCCATCCTCCTGTTCTGGGGTTGCGGGTGCCGCGGTCGTCGTCTGCGGCCGTGCGCTTCCGATCGCTGGCGGTGGGCATCACCGCTTCCGGCCGAGGTATTGTGGATCGAGGCCGAGGCTGCGGTAGGTGCGCCACCGCTCGCGCGCCGTCCGGGTAAGGGCGGGATCCCAGCCGTCGACGAAATCGACGATGTGGGCGAAGCCGTCGAGTTCGGGCGGAACCTCCAGCCCGGCGTTGATCAGCACCTCCGGCTGGTTGTCGCGTGCCATGGAGGTGGCGATGAGGATCGGCTGGGCGGCGGGATCGATGTTGGGCGCGCCGTGGAGGGCGTGGGCGAGGAACGACTCCGGGTGGATGGTCCACAGCCGCTGGTCGAGCCGCTGCGCGGTCGCCTTCTCCGGGCAGAGGATCAGCACCCTCGGCCGCAGACGGTTGCGCCGCAGCAACAGCCGGGCGATCCCCTCCACCCGGTCGGGCGCATCCAGGTGGACGAAGTGCAACCGCGGGCTCATGTACAACCCCGTCGCCCGGTGTTCGATCGCGAGGCGATCATGCGCGACGCCAGCGGCGAGCCAGCAGGTAGAGGGCGGCGGTCGGAATCAGCAGGGCGAGCGGTTGGGCGGTGGTCGGCTGGATGCGGTAGCCAAGCCCGAGCACCCCGGCGGATGCGGCGAGCAGCAGGGTGAGGCCCGGCCGCCACCAGCGGCCGTGCTGCCAGCGGGGGACCGGCCAGCGCTGTGCTGCGCGGTGGCAGAGGAGCATGGAGGCGACGCCGAGGAGGAGCCCTGCCCAGACGTCCCGCGGGAAATGGACCCCGCCGTAGACGCGGCCGACGGCGGCGAGCAGGAAGAGCAGGGCGGCGGCCGCGGAGACGACCGGGCGTCGCCGCCAGAAGAGGAGCGATGCGGTGGCCATCACCCCGTCGGTGGTGGCGTGGCCGGAGGGGAAGCTATGGCCGAACAGCGGCGCGCCGAGCAGGTGGAGGTGGTCGAACAGCGCCGGCGGGCGGGGCAGGTCGAACCACCGTTTGAGCAGTTGGGCCAGCAGCCCCGAGAGGAGGAAGGCGGCCAGCGCCGCCAGCCCGAGTCTTGCCCGGTAGAGGGCGGCGGTGAGGATCAACACCACCGCCACCAGCCCGTCGCCCAGCCCGCTGACCAGGCCGAAGAGGCGGTCGGCGGTTCTGGTCGGATGGCCGTTGAGCAGCGCAAAGAGCGGGCCGTTCCAGTAGAACACGGCGGCGCTGACGGCGGCGAGCAGCAGCAGGGCGATGGCGCGGGCAGCGGGCGTGGGGTAAGCGGTCGGCGGCATGGGCGACGGCGATGCTAGCGCCCGGGCGGCGGCGTGTGGATGCGGGGGCGGGGGGCGAGCGGCCCCCGCCCGGTCGCATCAGCCGCTTCGGCCGAGGAGGTAGGCGGTCAGCAGCCGCACGCCGGCGCCGGTCGCTCCCTTGCCGGTGAGTGGGCTTCCCTTGCTGTTCCAGGCGGTGCCGGCGATATCCAGATGGGCCCAGGGCAGCTTGCCGACGAAGCGCGACAGGAAGCAGGCGGCGGTGATGGCCCCCGCCTCGCGGCCGCCGACGTTCTTGATGTCGGCGATCTCGCTCTTGATCTGCTCCTGATAGTCGTCGAACAGCGGCAGCGGCCAGGCGCGGTCGCCGCTTCGCCTGCCGGCCTCCTGCAGCGCCTTGATCATCCGCTCGTCGTTGCCGAGCAGGCCGGAGGCGTGGGCGCCCAGTGCGATGACGCAGGCGCCGGTGAGGGTGGCGAGGTCGATGATCTGCGCCGGCTTCTGCCGCGCGGCCCAGGCGAGCGCATCGGCGAGGATCAGCCTGCCTTCGGCGTCGGTGTTGACCACCTCGATGGTGGTGCCGTCGAGGGCGGTGATCACATCCCCCGGCTTGTAGGCGGCTGCGCCGGAGAGGTTTTCGGTGGCGGGGATGACCCCGAGCAGATTGCAGGGCAGCTGCAGCTCCTTGGCCGCCTTGAAGGTGCCGAGCACGGCGGCGGCGCCGCACATGTCGAACTTCATCTCATCCATCTGCGCCGCCGGCTTGATCGAAATGCCGCCAGAGTCGAAGGTCAGCCCCTTGCCGACCAGCGCAATCGGCGCCTGATCCTCGCTGCCGCCGTTGTAGCGCAGCACGATGAAGCGCGGCTCCTCGGCCGAGCCGCGGTTGACCGCCAGCAGCGCGTTCATCCCCTCCTCGGCGATGCGCTCCTTCCCCCACACCTCGACGGTGAGCCCCTCCCCGGCCAGCGCCTCGGCCTGATCGGCGAGGAAGCTCGGGGTGCAGACGTTACCCGGTTCGTTGGCCAGGTCGCGGGCGAGGGCGACCCCCTTAGCCGTCGCCCGGGCGACGGCCACCGCCCGGCGGGCGTCGTCGAGCGCCCGGCGGGAGTCGATCAGCAGGGTGACGCGGTTGAGCGGCCGCGGGTTCCGTTTCGGCTTGCTCTTGTATTTGTCGAAGCGGTAGAGACCGATGAGCAATCCCTCGGCGATGGCCTGCACCCTGTCGGCGACGGAGGCGCCGCGCACCGGTAGCTCGGCCAGGCAGAGCGCGGCGTGGCGCGTGCCGATGCGGTCGAGGTGGCGGGCGACCTTCGCCGCCGTTCCGCGCAGCCGGTCGAGGGTGAGCTTCCGCTCCTCCCCGGTGCCGAAGAGGATCAACCGCTCACAGGCGGTCCCCTCCGGCTTGTAGATGGTCAACGTCTCCCCCGGCTCCCCCTCGGTGTCGAACTTGCGCAGGTAGGGTGTGAGCAGATGGTCGCACGCCTCCTGCAGCCGTTCGCCCGATACGGTCAGCCTCCTGCCGGAGAGGAGCGGCAGGAGGATGGTGTCGACTTGCTGTTTCTCCGCGCGCCCGGCGCGGACCTGGATCTCGATCATCGCAGATGTTCCCCCGTGTTCACGATTAGACCGCAAAATGTCCCTCCGTGGACTTTTTTGCTTGACGGGGATCGAGGCGCGCTCTTCGATCCCCTTACAAATCCGTCGGTTGCATGCGCAACCTCCGGATTTTCGCGACCGTCATGGCCGCATGATGCCTGTGGGCAAACGATTGGTGCTCAATCTGGGCGAAATGTAGAAAGTCCGATGCGGGAAGTCCAGCCTGTCATCGCTCCATTTCGTCCAGCGCATTGCGCAGAAGAACAGGCAGTTGGGTGTTGTTGAGCCGGGCGATCAGGTCGCGTTGCAGCCGGAGCGCCTCTTCGTGCAGAAGCTTCTGCATGGTGCTGTTGGCGCAGGCGAAGCTGATACCGCATTGCACCTCTCCATCCTCCCCCCGGCTTTGCCAGCGGACGGTTCCCTTGCCGCGGATCTCCCCCCCGTCGATGGTGAAGCGGCAGTGCACCGGCGTGCGCACCGCCGACGCCGCCGATCCGGGCGGCAGAGCCAGGCGCATTCCGGAGATGGAGAGATCGACGATACGGCAGGAGCGCTCCTCCCCGCCGCGCGGTTGCAGCTGTGCCGGTGGCTGCTGCGGGTGGCAGACCCGCACGTGGCGGCGCCGCCCCCGCCGGTTGGGCTGGATCGACCCCAGGGTGAAGCGGACCAACCCGTTGCGGACCTCCTCCATCCTGGCCTGGATCAGCTCCTTGCCGTCGCGTGTGGCGATCTGCGCCTGGTAGTCGCAGGCGGCGAGCAGCCGGGCCAGGTCGCGGTTGAGCTCGACCAGCAGTTGGCGCCCGACGATGTCGTGCAGCGTGACCACCGCCTGCACCGGCACCTCCTCGATCCACTC
This genomic stretch from Zetaproteobacteria bacterium harbors:
- a CDS encoding DUF481 domain-containing protein, with protein sequence MPHRRPADRPRHRLLPLLLVALLSPTGAQAIVDIEDAAVGRADAPFSAEVDLALRGASGNSERLGLSADLGMQWRRGPHQTLLWLSYDYGSSRKVRDANRGFAHLRRRYHLSSRVALEGFGQWQRDEFARLNRRILLGGGLRLTRAGQHLGIGAFHEEERITPAAGDPQPPDSRLWRGNLYLALRRDEGGVLLGNTLYFQPALRHSGDWRLLDEATATIPIAHRLALKMSLEIRQDHRPPQGVKPTDLRYTTALHLTLP
- a CDS encoding DNA polymerase III subunit chi, encoding MSPRLHFVHLDAPDRVEGIARLLLRRNRLRPRVLILCPEKATAQRLDQRLWTIHPESFLAHALHGAPNIDPAAQPILIATSMARDNQPEVLINAGLEVPPELDGFAHIVDFVDGWDPALTRTARERWRTYRSLGLDPQYLGRKR
- a CDS encoding phosphatase PAP2 family protein, whose translation is MPPTAYPTPAARAIALLLLAAVSAAVFYWNGPLFALLNGHPTRTADRLFGLVSGLGDGLVAVVLILTAALYRARLGLAALAAFLLSGLLAQLLKRWFDLPRPPALFDHLHLLGAPLFGHSFPSGHATTDGVMATASLLFWRRRPVVSAAAALLFLLAAVGRVYGGVHFPRDVWAGLLLGVASMLLCHRAAQRWPVPRWQHGRWWRPGLTLLLAASAGVLGLGYRIQPTTAQPLALLIPTAALYLLARRWRRA
- a CDS encoding leucyl aminopeptidase; protein product: MIEIQVRAGRAEKQQVDTILLPLLSGRRLTVSGERLQEACDHLLTPYLRKFDTEGEPGETLTIYKPEGTACERLILFGTGEERKLTLDRLRGTAAKVARHLDRIGTRHAALCLAELPVRGASVADRVQAIAEGLLIGLYRFDKYKSKPKRNPRPLNRVTLLIDSRRALDDARRAVAVARATAKGVALARDLANEPGNVCTPSFLADQAEALAGEGLTVEVWGKERIAEEGMNALLAVNRGSAEEPRFIVLRYNGGSEDQAPIALVGKGLTFDSGGISIKPAAQMDEMKFDMCGAAAVLGTFKAAKELQLPCNLLGVIPATENLSGAAAYKPGDVITALDGTTIEVVNTDAEGRLILADALAWAARQKPAQIIDLATLTGACVIALGAHASGLLGNDERMIKALQEAGRRSGDRAWPLPLFDDYQEQIKSEIADIKNVGGREAGAITAACFLSRFVGKLPWAHLDIAGTAWNSKGSPLTGKGATGAGVRLLTAYLLGRSG